TTGCTGCTGTTAATGTTGTTTTACCATGGTCAACGTGTCCGATTGTACCAATGTTAACATGGGGCTTTGTTCTTTCAAATTTAGCTTTTGCCATTTTAAATTATCCTCCTTTTATTTGCTTACATCAATATTTATTATATTTGAAGTCTTCCTATATTTCAAGCCTTTTATACTATTCAGTCTTTGATCTGCCAGCTACTACTTTATCTTGGATACTCTTTGGTACTGGCTCATAGTGATGGAATTCCATAGAATATACGCCACGTCCTTGAGTCTTTGAACGAAGGTCAGTTGCATATCCAAACATTTCAGCCAATGGAACAAATCCATGGATTACCTGAACGCCATTTCTTGCTTCCATTCCTTCGATTCTACCACGGCGAGAGTTAAGGTCACCGATAACGTCTCCCATGTATTCTTCAGGAACAGTAACGTCAACTTTTTCAATTGGCTCAAGAAGTACTGGGTTACCTTTTCTCATAGCTTCTTTAAATGCCATAGAACCAGCAATCTTAAACGCCATTTCGGATGAGTCAACTTCATGGTAAGATCCATCATATAAGGTAGCCTTAATACCAAGTACTGGATATCCACCTAAGATACCACTTTGCATTGCTTCTTGAATACCATTGTCAACCGCTGGGATATATTCTTTTGGAATAGCTCCTCCAACAATCTTGTTTTCAAATTCGTAGATTTTTTCAGCATTCGCATCCATAGGCTCGAATTTAACTTTACAATGTCCGTATTGTCCACGTCCACCAGATTGTCGAACGAATTTTCCTTCAACATCAGCTGCATTTTGAATGGTTTCTTTATAAGCAACTTGTGGTTCACCAACGTTAGCTTCTACTTTAAATTCACGAAGCAAACGGTCAACGATAATTTCAAGGTGAAGTTCTCCCATACCTGAAATAATTGTTTGTCCTGTTTCTTTATCAGTATAGGTTCTAAATGTTGGGTCTTCTTCTGCAAGTTTTGCAAGGGCAATTCCCATCTTTTCCTGGCCTGCTTTTGTTTTTGGTTCAACCGCAACAGAGATAACAGGTTCAGGGAATACCATAGATTCTAATATAACAGGATGTTGTTCATCACAAAGTGTATCTCCTGTTGTTGTGAATTTTAATCCTACTGCTGCCGCAATGTCACCAGAGTATACTTTATCAATTTCTTCACGGTGATTTGCATGCATCTGTAAGATACGACCTATTCTTTCTTTCTTTCCTTTTGTAGAGTTAAGTACATAAGAACCGGAGTTCATTGTACCGGAATATACTCTAAAGAAAGCAAGTTTTCCAACATAAGGGTCACTCATGATCTTAAATGCTAATGCAGCAAAAGGTTCTTCGTCAGAAGAATGTCTTTCGATTTCTTCTTCTGTACCTGGAATTACCCCTTTAATAGAAGGGATATCCGTTGGTGCAGGAAGGTATTCTACTACAGCATCTAATAATCTTTGAACTCCCTTATTCTTGTATGCAGAACCGCAAAGTACAGGAATGATTTGTACATTGATAACAGCTTTTCTAAGAGCAGCTTTTAACTGTTCTTCAGTTAATTCTTCTCCTTCAAGATAAAGCATCATCAATTCTTCATCGGTTTCAGCAATTGCTTCTACCATTGCCATTCTGTATTCTTCAGCTTGTTCTTTCATATCTTCAGGAATCTCTTCTTCTGAAATGTCTTTTCCTAAATCATCATTATAGATGTAGGCTTTCATTTTCATTAAGTCGATGATTCCTCTAAAAGTTTCTTCTTTACCAATTGGTAATTGAATTGGCACTGCATTGGCATTCAATCTGTCCTTCATCATTTCCACTGCATTGTAAAAGTCAGCTCCCATAATATCCATCTTGTTTACGAAAGCCATACGTGGAACTTGATATTTATCAGCCTGACGCCATACAGTTTCTGATTGAGGCTCAACGCCACCTTTTGCACAGAACACACCAACAGCACTATCTAATACACGAAGAGAACGTTCAACTTCAACGGTGAAGTCAACGTGACCTGGTGTATCAATAATGTTGATACGATTGTTCTTCCATTGGCAAGTTGTTGCAGCAGAGGTGATTGTAATACCTCTTTCTTGTTCTTGTTCCATCCAGTCCATTGTTGCTGTACCTTCATGGCTTTCACCAAGTTTATGGGTACGACCGGTATAAAATAAAATACGCTCAGTTAATGTCGTTTTTCCCGCATCAATATGAGCCATAATCCCAATATTTCTGGTACGTTCAAGCGGGAACTCTCTTCCTGCCAAAGTTACTCCTCCTTTGGTAATATCTACTTATCTATTTCTTTACTTCGGTAGTTTTTACTTTTTTTAATCTTTTATGCACATCTACATAGAATCCGGTTCGTATGTAGAGTAATGATATACTTTCGTATATCATTACCATCTGTAGTGTGCAAATGCTTTGTTGGCTTCTGCCATTTTGTGTGTATCGTCTTTTTTCTTAACAGCTCCGCCTGTATTGTTAATAGCGTCCATGATTTCTCCAGCAAGACGCTCCATCATTGTCTTCTCACCACGTTGTCTAGCATATAATACTAACCAACGAAGGCCCAATGTTTGTCTTCTGTCAGGTCTTACTTCCATAGGTACTTGGTATGTTGCTCCCCCTACACGACGAGCTTTTACTTCTAAAACAGGCATAATGTTGTTAAGTGCTTCTTCGAATGCTTCTAAAGCATCTTTACCTGTTTTTTCAGCGATTCTTTCGAATGCATCGTATACGATTTTTTGAGCAACTCCCTTTTTCCCGTCAAGCATTACATTGTTGATTAACTTTGTAACAATCTTGCTATTGTACAAAGGATCAGGCAGTACTTCTCTTTTTGAAACATGTCCTTTACGTGGCACGATTCTTCCCTCCTTAATAATGAATTAATTATCTCATCGGTACTCGTACAAAAGTACGTCACGTGCTCCAGGTCCGCTACATCTATATTATAACCGCTTCACGCAGAGTTATATCTGTATCCGTCTGGGCACTCAATGTCTTAATGGCTATTTTTTTGGTCTCTTTGCTCCGTATTTGGAACGAGCTTGTTTTCTGTTTGCTACTCCAGCTGTGTCTAAAGTACCACGAATAATGTGATATCTTGTACCAGGAAGGTCTTTTACTCTTCCGCCTCTGATAAGAACAACGCTATGCTCTTGAAGGTTGTGTCCTTCTCCAGGGATATACGCAGTTACTTCGATTTGGTTAGTAAGACGCACCCTTGCAATTTTACGAAGCGCTGAGTTAGGCTTCTTTGGTGTAGCTGTTTTAACAGCTGTACAAACTCCTCTCTTTTGTGGAGCAGAAAGATCAGTTGCTTTCTTTCTTAAGGAGTTGAATCCTTTTTGAAGAGCAGGTGCAGTTGATTTTTTCTCAACAGTCTTTCTTCCTTTACGTACTAACTGATTAAATGTGGGCATGCTTTACACCTCCTTACTTAATAAGTACTGCAGTTGCAGTTTTGACTTCTACATTGCATGCTTTACCCAGTTCTGCCATGGTTTCCACCATGACAATCGGTACATTGCGCTCTTTTGCGAGCTCCAGAACTCTGCGCACTACGCGCTCGTCTGCATCTTTAGCAACATAAACAACCTCCGCTTGATCATTCATCAATACTTTAGCTGTTTGTTTTGCTCCTACTACTTTTGGATGTGTTTTTAGTCTATTCACATAAATCCCCCTTCCAGGTTCATTTTTATGTGGAAAACCATATTATATATGATTTTTAAACACACACTGATGAATTTTAACACTTACCAAGAAAAATGTCAAGGCAATAATGAATTTTCCAGTTATGTCAAATAAGATGGGTACCCAGCGGGTACCCTATTTTATTCTGCTTTTTCTACTTCTATTTTACGATATCTTTGCATTCCAGTACCTGCCGGAATGAGTTTACCGATAATAACATTTTCTTTTAGACCAATTAAAGGATCTGTCTTTCCTTTAATCGCTGCTTCTGTTAATACTCTTGTGGTTTCCTGGAAGGATGCTGCGGATAAGAAGGAATCTGTTGCTAAGGAAGCTTTTGTGATACCAAGTAAAACTTGTTTTCCTTCAGCTTCTCTAAGTCCCTGTTCTCTCATCTGCTTATTGGTTTCTTCGTATTCCAGTCTATCCACTAAGCTTCCTGGAAGTAAATCTGTATCTCCGTTTTCTTCGATTTTTACTTTCTTTAGCATTTGTCGAACAATAACTTCGATGTGCTTATCGTTGATATCAACCCCTTGAAGACGATATACTCTCTGTACTTCTTGGAGCATGTAGTCCTGAACCCCTCTTAAGCCTTTGATTTTCAGGATATCATGAGGATTCACACTACCTTCTGTTAATTCGTCCCCAGCTTCTACAACTGTTCCATCATATACTTTGATTCTGGATCCGTAAGGGATGAGATAAGCTTTAGATTCTCCTGTTTCATTGTTTGTAACCACAACTTCTCTTTTCTTCTTGGTATCATTAATTTTAACGACACCGCCAAATTCTGCAATGATGGCAAGTCCTTTTGGCTTTCTCGCTTCGAATAATTCTTCTACACGAGGAAGACCTTGTGTGATGTCGTCTCCTGCAATACCTCCGGTATGGAATGTACGCATGGTGAGCTGTGTACCTGGCTCTCCGATGGACTGAGCAGCTATGATTCCGACGGATTCACCTACTCTTACCAAACGACCAGATGCCATGTTTGCACCATAACATTTTGAGCAAACACCAATTCTTGAGCGGCAAGTTAATACTGTTCTTATATGAACTTTAGTAATTCCTGCTGCTACAATTTCTTCAGCCTGGTCAGGTGAAATCATGGTATCTGCTTTTACGATTACCTTACCGGTTTCAGGATGAATAATATCTTCAACGGACCATCTGCCGCGAATTCTATCTTGTAAGGATTCGATGACTTCATTTCCATCTGTGAATGCCTTAACCCACATTCCTGGAACTTCTTCGCCATCTTTTACACAGTCTACTTCTCTTATGATTAAGTCCTGTGAAACGTCAACAAGACGTCTTGTTAAGTATCCTGAGTCCGCTGTACGAAGCGCAGTATCTGCAAGCCCTTTTCTCGCACCGTTAGCAGAGATAAAGTATTCCAGAACGGTTAAACCTTCACGGAAGTTCGCTTTAATAGGCAACTCAATAATTCTACCGGATGCACTTGCCATAAGTCCTCTCATACCAGCTAACTGTTTAATCTGGTTGGTTGAACCACGGGCACCGGAATGCACCATCATGTAGATGTTATTGTATTTTCCTAGATTATCAAGCAATGCCGCAGTAATCTTATCGTTTGCTTTATTCCATGCAGCAATAACTTTAAGATATCTTTCTTCATTGGTCATTAATCCTCTTCTAAAGAGCTTGGTAACATTGTCTACGGTTTGCTCTGCTTCTCTTAACAATTGTTGTTTTTGTTCCGGAATTTCCATGTCGGAAACGGAAACTGTAATCGCTCCAATAGTAGAGAATTTGAAACCTAATTCTTTGATTTTATCTAAAACAACTGCTGTTTTGGTTGCTCCATGTTTATTGATACATCTGTTAATAATTTTTCCTAAGGATTTCTTATCCACTAAGAAGTCTATTTCGTATTTGAATTGGTTTTCTGGAATCGTTCGATCTACAAATCCGATATCTTGTGGAATTGCTTCATTAAAGATGATTCGTCCAACGGTTGTTTCGATAAGTCTGGATTCCATTTTTCCATTGATTTCTTTGACTCTTCTTACTTTAATCTTTGCATGAAGACCAATGGTTTTGTTTTCATAAGCTAATATAGCTTCTTGTTCATCTTTAAAGACCTTTCCTTCTCCCTTTTCCCCTTCTTTTTCAATGGTTAAGTAATATGTTCCTAAAACCATGTCCTGAGAAGGTACTGCCACAGGCGCACCATCGGAAGGTTTTAACAGGTTGTTTGGAGAAAGAAGCAAGAATCTGCATTCTGCCTGTGCTTCCACTGATAATGGAACGTGAACAGCCATTTGGTCTCCGTCAAAGTCCGCATTGTACGCAGTACATACCAATGGATGAAGCTTAATTGCTCTTCCTTCAACCAATACTGGCTCGAAGGCTTGAATTCCCAAACGGTGAAGTGTGGGAGCACGGTTTAGCATAACAGGATGTTCTTTAATAACTTCTTCTAATACATCCCATACTTCTGTTTGAAGTCTTTCAACCATTCTTTTTGCAGATTTAATATTGTGAGCCAATCCGTCTTCCACAAGTTTCTTCATTACAAAAGGCTTAAATAATTCTATCGCCATTTCTTTAGGAAGTCCGCATTGGTAAATCTTTAGATTTGGTCCTACTACGATAACGGAACGACCTGAGTAGTCAACACGTTTTCCAAGTAAGTTCTGACGGAAACGTCCTTGCTTACCTTTTAACATGTCAGATAGAGATTTTAACGCTCTGTTGCCAGGGCCAGTTACAGGGCGGCCCCTTCTGCCGTTATCAATTAAAGCATCTACTGCTTCCTGGAGCATACGCTTTTCGTTTCGAACAATGATATTAGGAGCACCTAAATCTAATAATCTCTTTAGGCGGTTGTTTCTGTTGATTACTCTTCTGTATAAATCATTTAAGTCAGAGGTAGCAAAACGTCCTCCATCCAACTGAATCATAGGTCTAAGATCAGGAGGCAGTACCGGAATGACATCAAGAATCATCCATTCCGGTCTGTTTCCTGAAAGTCTAAAGGCTTCAATAACTTCTAATCTTTTTATAATACGAACCCTTTTTTGTCCAGTTGTTTCTTGGAGAGCCTTTTTTAATTCTTTGGATTCTTTTTCAAGGTCGATATTAATTAGTAATTCTTTTATGGCTTCTGCTCCCATACCTGCACGGAAGCCATTGCCATATTTATCTACTGCATCTCTATATTCTTTTTCGGTTAAAAGTTGTTTATATTGTAAACCGGTATCTCCTGCATCCAGTACAATGTAGGATGCAAAATACAACACTTTCTCCAATGCTCTTGGGGACATATCAAGAATCAATCCCATACGGCTTGGAATACCTTTAAAATACCAAATATGAGAAACCGGTGCTGCTAATTCAATATGACCCATTCTTTCTCTGCGAACTTTAGATTTTGTTACTTCAACGCCGCAGCGGTCACATACAACGCCTTTATAACGGATACGTTTATATTTTCCACAATGACATTCCCAGTCTTTGCTGGGCCCGAAAATTCTTTCACAAAACAAACCGTCTCTTTCGGGCTTTAATGTACGATAATTGATTGTTTCAGGTTTTTTTACTTCTCCTTTGGACCATTCTCTTATCTTATCGGGAGAAGCCAGGGATATTTTCATGGCATCAAATAAAACGGATTGCTCCATATTTGTTGTTATAGGCATGGATTACTCTCCTTTCCTATTCCGTTTAAAAATCGGTATCGTCTTCATCGTCAAAAAGACCAAAGACATCATCGTCATCATCCAAAGGCTCGACTTCTTCCGATGTCTCAAAGAAATCTTCATCTAAAGTATCTACATCTAAATCGTCTTCATCGTCCTCACTGGTTCTTAAGCTGCTGTATCCTGTAGAATAATCTTGCCCATCTTCAGTACCTTCAATATTGACATTCAATTCGTCAATATCGTCGATAGATTCCCTGATTTCTACTTCTGTTTGGTCTTCCATCAGTACCTTAACATCTAAAGCAAGGGATTGCAGTTCTTTTAGAAGTACTTTGAAGGATTCCGGTACTCCTGGTTCTGGAATATTTTCGCCCTTAACAATAGCTTCATAGGTTTTTACACGACCTACAACGTCGTCAGATTTAATAGTAAGAATTTCTTGCAGGGTGTATGCCGCACCGTATGCTTCCAGCGCCCAAACTTCCATTTCTCCGAAACGCTGTCCTCCAAATTGTGCTTTACCGCCAAGAGGCTGCTGAGTGATGGTAGCATATGGCCCTGTGGAACGGGCATGAATCTTATCATCAACTAAGTGAGCCAGTTTTAGATAATGCATGTATCCAACAGTAACTGGATTATCAAAATATTCTCCAGTACGTCCATCTCTTAATTGGATTTTTCCGTCTCTTGGTATTGGAACGCCTCTCCATTCTTCGCGGTGATCTTTATTTTCTTCCAGATACTTAAATACTTCAGGATGAAGTTTTTCTTTCCACTTGCTTTCAAACTCTTCCCACTCTGTATTTACGTAGTCGTTAGCAAGATCTAAAGTATCCATGATATCTATTTCGTTAGCTCCGTCAAATACTGGAGTCGCAATCTTCCATCCTAATGCTTTCGCAGCTAAACCAAGATGGACTTCAAGTACCTGACCGATATTCATACGAGAAGGTACCCCAAGAGGATTGAGTACGATATCTAATGGACGACCATTCGGTAAGAAAGGCATGTCTTCTACCGGGAGAATTCTGGAGATTACCCCTTTGTTTCCATGACGTCCTGCCATTTTATCCCCTACAGAGATTTTTCTCTTCTGAGCAATATAGCATCTAACCAATTGATTTACTCCCGGAGATAATTCATCGCCGTTTTCTCTTGTAAAGATCTTTACATCTACGATAATTCCGGCTTCTCCATGGGGAACACGAAGAGAGGTGTCTCTTACTTCTCTCGCCTTTTCTCCAAAGATCGCACGAAGCAATCTTTCTTCTGCAGTTAACTCTGTTTCACCTTTAGGCGTTACCTTACCTACTAAGATATCTCCCGAACGCACTTCGGCACCAATTCTTATAATACCTCTTTCATCTAAATCCTTGAGAGCGTCTTCCCCTACATTAGGAATATCTCTTGTGATTTCTTCTGGTCCTAATTTCGTATCTCTCGCTTCTGCTTCATATTCTTCGATATGAATGGATGTATATACATCGTCTTGCACTAATCTTTCGCTAAGCAGAACTGCGTCTTCGTAGTTATAACCTTCCCATGTCATAAATCCAATGAGCGGGTTCTTTCCTAATGCAATTTCTCCCTGGTC
The genomic region above belongs to Defluviitalea saccharophila and contains:
- the rpsL gene encoding 30S ribosomal protein S12, translated to MPTFNQLVRKGRKTVEKKSTAPALQKGFNSLRKKATDLSAPQKRGVCTAVKTATPKKPNSALRKIARVRLTNQIEVTAYIPGEGHNLQEHSVVLIRGGRVKDLPGTRYHIIRGTLDTAGVANRKQARSKYGAKRPKK
- the fusA gene encoding elongation factor G, coding for MAGREFPLERTRNIGIMAHIDAGKTTLTERILFYTGRTHKLGESHEGTATMDWMEQEQERGITITSAATTCQWKNNRINIIDTPGHVDFTVEVERSLRVLDSAVGVFCAKGGVEPQSETVWRQADKYQVPRMAFVNKMDIMGADFYNAVEMMKDRLNANAVPIQLPIGKEETFRGIIDLMKMKAYIYNDDLGKDISEEEIPEDMKEQAEEYRMAMVEAIAETDEELMMLYLEGEELTEEQLKAALRKAVINVQIIPVLCGSAYKNKGVQRLLDAVVEYLPAPTDIPSIKGVIPGTEEEIERHSSDEEPFAALAFKIMSDPYVGKLAFFRVYSGTMNSGSYVLNSTKGKKERIGRILQMHANHREEIDKVYSGDIAAAVGLKFTTTGDTLCDEQHPVILESMVFPEPVISVAVEPKTKAGQEKMGIALAKLAEEDPTFRTYTDKETGQTIISGMGELHLEIIVDRLLREFKVEANVGEPQVAYKETIQNAADVEGKFVRQSGGRGQYGHCKVKFEPMDANAEKIYEFENKIVGGAIPKEYIPAVDNGIQEAMQSGILGGYPVLGIKATLYDGSYHEVDSSEMAFKIAGSMAFKEAMRKGNPVLLEPIEKVDVTVPEEYMGDVIGDLNSRRGRIEGMEARNGVQVIHGFVPLAEMFGYATDLRSKTQGRGVYSMEFHHYEPVPKSIQDKVVAGRSKTE
- a CDS encoding ribosomal L7Ae/L30e/S12e/Gadd45 family protein is translated as MNRLKTHPKVVGAKQTAKVLMNDQAEVVYVAKDADERVVRRVLELAKERNVPIVMVETMAELGKACNVEVKTATAVLIK
- the rpoC gene encoding DNA-directed RNA polymerase subunit beta', producing MPITTNMEQSVLFDAMKISLASPDKIREWSKGEVKKPETINYRTLKPERDGLFCERIFGPSKDWECHCGKYKRIRYKGVVCDRCGVEVTKSKVRRERMGHIELAAPVSHIWYFKGIPSRMGLILDMSPRALEKVLYFASYIVLDAGDTGLQYKQLLTEKEYRDAVDKYGNGFRAGMGAEAIKELLINIDLEKESKELKKALQETTGQKRVRIIKRLEVIEAFRLSGNRPEWMILDVIPVLPPDLRPMIQLDGGRFATSDLNDLYRRVINRNNRLKRLLDLGAPNIIVRNEKRMLQEAVDALIDNGRRGRPVTGPGNRALKSLSDMLKGKQGRFRQNLLGKRVDYSGRSVIVVGPNLKIYQCGLPKEMAIELFKPFVMKKLVEDGLAHNIKSAKRMVERLQTEVWDVLEEVIKEHPVMLNRAPTLHRLGIQAFEPVLVEGRAIKLHPLVCTAYNADFDGDQMAVHVPLSVEAQAECRFLLLSPNNLLKPSDGAPVAVPSQDMVLGTYYLTIEKEGEKGEGKVFKDEQEAILAYENKTIGLHAKIKVRRVKEINGKMESRLIETTVGRIIFNEAIPQDIGFVDRTIPENQFKYEIDFLVDKKSLGKIINRCINKHGATKTAVVLDKIKELGFKFSTIGAITVSVSDMEIPEQKQQLLREAEQTVDNVTKLFRRGLMTNEERYLKVIAAWNKANDKITAALLDNLGKYNNIYMMVHSGARGSTNQIKQLAGMRGLMASASGRIIELPIKANFREGLTVLEYFISANGARKGLADTALRTADSGYLTRRLVDVSQDLIIREVDCVKDGEEVPGMWVKAFTDGNEVIESLQDRIRGRWSVEDIIHPETGKVIVKADTMISPDQAEEIVAAGITKVHIRTVLTCRSRIGVCSKCYGANMASGRLVRVGESVGIIAAQSIGEPGTQLTMRTFHTGGIAGDDITQGLPRVEELFEARKPKGLAIIAEFGGVVKINDTKKKREVVVTNNETGESKAYLIPYGSRIKVYDGTVVEAGDELTEGSVNPHDILKIKGLRGVQDYMLQEVQRVYRLQGVDINDKHIEVIVRQMLKKVKIEENGDTDLLPGSLVDRLEYEETNKQMREQGLREAEGKQVLLGITKASLATDSFLSAASFQETTRVLTEAAIKGKTDPLIGLKENVIIGKLIPAGTGMQRYRKIEVEKAE
- the rpsG gene encoding 30S ribosomal protein S7 codes for the protein MPRKGHVSKREVLPDPLYNSKIVTKLINNVMLDGKKGVAQKIVYDAFERIAEKTGKDALEAFEEALNNIMPVLEVKARRVGGATYQVPMEVRPDRRQTLGLRWLVLYARQRGEKTMMERLAGEIMDAINNTGGAVKKKDDTHKMAEANKAFAHYRW